From Enterococcus mediterraneensis, the proteins below share one genomic window:
- the cdaA gene encoding diadenylate cyclase CdaA → MFDFGELFNVDYWRQLFSVDFFSLKFFINILDVLVVWYIIYKLIKLVQGTKAIQLFKGVAVFIVIRILAEMLGLHTLSWLMNQVITYGVIAAIVIFQPEIRRGLEHLGRSSFFRASKQERKKDEKMVLALDKAVQYMSKRKIGALIAIERNTGLEEYVETGIPLDADITGELLINIFIPNTPLHDGAVIIQNEKIAVSSAYLPLSESMLIPKEFGTRHRAAVGISEVSDAVTLVVSEETGDVSITLNNELLAGLTQEEYLAILRRELVPEEKTKEKNRKNILQSFIDGVTSKGGRK, encoded by the coding sequence ATGTTTGATTTCGGGGAATTATTTAATGTTGATTATTGGAGACAATTATTTTCGGTGGACTTTTTTTCGCTGAAATTTTTTATAAACATTTTAGATGTTTTAGTAGTATGGTATATCATTTATAAATTGATCAAGTTGGTTCAAGGCACAAAAGCGATCCAGCTCTTTAAGGGAGTCGCTGTTTTTATTGTGATCCGGATTTTAGCGGAGATGCTGGGGCTCCATACGCTATCATGGCTGATGAATCAAGTCATTACTTATGGGGTGATCGCGGCGATCGTGATCTTTCAGCCGGAAATTCGTCGCGGGCTGGAACATTTAGGGCGAAGTTCGTTTTTCCGAGCGTCAAAGCAAGAACGCAAAAAAGACGAAAAAATGGTCTTGGCATTGGACAAGGCAGTCCAATATATGTCTAAACGGAAAATCGGCGCACTGATCGCTATCGAGCGGAATACAGGTTTGGAAGAATATGTGGAGACCGGGATACCGTTGGATGCGGATATTACTGGAGAATTGCTGATCAATATCTTCATTCCTAATACACCGCTGCATGATGGTGCGGTGATTATTCAAAATGAAAAAATCGCGGTTTCTTCTGCGTATCTGCCGCTTTCTGAAAGTATGCTGATACCTAAAGAATTCGGAACACGCCATCGGGCCGCTGTCGGAATCAGTGAAGTAAGTGATGCGGTAACTTTAGTGGTATCTGAAGAGACCGGGGACGTCAGCATCACATTGAATAATGAATTGCTTGCAGGATTGACACAGGAAGAATATTTGGCTATTCTACGGAGGGAACTGGTCCCAGAAGAAAAAACAAAAGAGAAAAACCGCAAAAATATTTTGCAATCCTTTATCGACGGTGTCACTAGTAAAGGAGGACGCAAATGA
- a CDS encoding CdaR family protein: MSSKESKGSVLYAVLALLFSLVLFFNVNGNNNLTASLTSTPEAYEEDATNVPVHLIYESSKYYIHGYEPTVKVKLKSANRIQLNSEANEDTRSFRVIADLSNLSEGTHEVKLRVNGLSSAVTASVDPGTVTVTIEKKVTKTFEVEPVVSSANLEEGYQIEKVSVDPKEVDITTGDKTLELIDRVVATVDPEKVASKDVEETVDVQALDEKGNSLSIQAEPAKVDVQVGLTAPEKTVGLYAAQVGKLPSGVSGYTFSLSQLTAKLRGPLSDINNTNNIGIPVDITGIREATTKTVEIPVDDGHQIDPKTVSVHIVPIMIESDETTERTENTPASTSQPASSQESTSVADRSEESSQTTTQESQETQETTNDNN, from the coding sequence ATGAGTTCTAAAGAATCAAAAGGCAGTGTGTTATATGCAGTGCTGGCTTTGCTGTTCAGTCTTGTTTTGTTTTTCAATGTCAATGGGAATAATAATTTGACAGCAAGTCTGACAAGTACGCCGGAAGCTTATGAAGAAGATGCGACAAATGTTCCGGTACACTTGATCTATGAGTCTTCAAAATATTACATCCATGGCTATGAACCAACTGTCAAAGTTAAATTGAAAAGTGCAAATCGTATCCAGCTGAATTCTGAAGCGAACGAAGATACCCGAAGTTTCCGAGTGATCGCCGATCTTTCCAATTTATCAGAAGGCACCCATGAAGTAAAACTTCGCGTCAACGGATTGAGCAGTGCAGTCACTGCCTCAGTCGATCCGGGAACCGTTACAGTCACGATAGAAAAGAAAGTGACGAAAACGTTTGAAGTTGAACCAGTCGTTTCAAGTGCCAATCTGGAAGAAGGCTATCAAATCGAAAAAGTGTCGGTTGATCCAAAAGAAGTCGATATAACGACAGGGGACAAAACTCTTGAATTGATCGATCGAGTCGTTGCTACCGTCGATCCGGAAAAAGTAGCTTCCAAAGATGTTGAAGAAACTGTCGACGTCCAAGCTTTGGATGAGAAAGGCAACAGTTTGAGCATTCAAGCAGAACCTGCCAAAGTCGATGTCCAAGTGGGATTAACAGCTCCTGAAAAAACGGTAGGTCTGTATGCTGCGCAAGTAGGGAAATTACCGTCAGGCGTCTCAGGTTATACCTTTAGTCTGTCACAACTGACAGCAAAACTCAGAGGTCCGTTGTCTGATATCAACAATACGAATAATATTGGGATCCCGGTAGATATAACGGGAATCAGAGAAGCGACCACCAAAACGGTAGAGATTCCGGTCGATGATGGTCATCAAATCGATCCGAAGACGGTCTCTGTTCATATCGTGCCAATCATGATAGAATCTGATGAAACCACAGAAAGAACAGAAAATACACCGGCTTCGACCAGCCAGCCTGCTTCTTCGCAGGAATCGACTTCAGTCGCAGACAGATCAGAAGAATCTTCGCAAACGACGACGCAAGAATCGCAGGAAACGCAAGAAACAACTAATGACAACAACTAG
- the glmM gene encoding phosphoglucosamine mutase, translated as MGKYFGTDGVRGEANLELTPELAFKLGRYGGYVLSQHENGERRPRVLVGRDTRISGQLLENALIAGLLSVGIEVFQLGVISTPGVAYLTRVQKASAGVMISASHNPAQDNGIKFFGSDGFKLVDDQELEIEALLDAPEDTLPRPSAEGLGTVEEFPEGLLKYSQFLKQTINDDLSGLTVCIDAANGATATTVNRLFADLETDFHTIGTSPNGLNINDGVGSTHPEKLAEFVVEKGADAGLAFDGDGDRVIAVDELGNIVDGDKIMYICAKYLSEKKRLKQDTIVTTVMSNLGFHKAVEAIGLKDVITQVGDRYVVEEMRKNDYNFGGEQSGHMIFLDFNTTGDGMLSGIQLLNIMKQTGKKLSELAAEVTIYPQKLVNIRVSNKNGAMEVPAIKAVIEEAEKEMNGEGRILVRPSGTEPLLRVMAEAPTDEKVEYYVEKIADVVRKEIGID; from the coding sequence ATGGGAAAATATTTTGGAACCGATGGTGTAAGAGGAGAAGCAAACCTTGAACTTACTCCAGAGTTAGCATTCAAATTAGGACGCTATGGCGGCTACGTTTTAAGCCAACATGAAAACGGTGAAAGAAGACCGCGGGTTTTGGTAGGTCGTGATACTCGGATTTCGGGACAATTATTGGAAAATGCGCTGATCGCCGGATTGCTTTCAGTTGGGATCGAAGTTTTCCAACTTGGCGTGATCTCTACACCGGGGGTTGCTTATTTGACAAGAGTACAAAAAGCGAGTGCCGGGGTCATGATCTCTGCTTCCCATAATCCAGCACAAGACAACGGAATCAAATTCTTCGGCAGCGATGGATTCAAACTGGTAGATGATCAAGAATTAGAGATCGAAGCGCTATTGGATGCTCCTGAAGATACATTGCCACGACCTTCTGCTGAAGGTTTGGGGACGGTGGAAGAATTTCCGGAAGGTTTGCTGAAATACTCTCAATTTTTGAAACAAACGATCAATGATGATCTATCTGGTTTGACTGTCTGCATCGATGCAGCGAACGGAGCGACAGCGACAACAGTCAATCGTCTGTTTGCTGATTTGGAAACAGATTTCCACACGATCGGTACTTCTCCAAACGGTTTGAACATCAATGATGGAGTTGGCTCGACTCATCCGGAAAAATTAGCAGAATTTGTTGTTGAAAAAGGTGCGGATGCCGGTCTGGCTTTTGACGGCGACGGCGACCGGGTCATTGCGGTAGACGAATTGGGTAATATCGTTGACGGCGATAAGATCATGTATATTTGTGCAAAATACTTATCTGAAAAGAAACGCTTGAAACAAGATACGATCGTGACAACTGTCATGAGTAATCTTGGTTTCCATAAAGCTGTAGAAGCGATCGGTTTGAAAGATGTGATCACTCAAGTAGGTGACCGTTACGTTGTAGAAGAAATGCGCAAAAACGATTATAATTTTGGCGGGGAACAATCCGGACATATGATCTTTTTAGATTTCAATACGACTGGTGATGGCATGCTGTCTGGTATCCAACTGTTGAATATCATGAAACAAACCGGCAAGAAATTGTCTGAATTGGCAGCAGAAGTAACCATCTATCCGCAAAAACTAGTTAACATCCGGGTATCCAACAAAAACGGTGCGATGGAAGTTCCAGCTATCAAAGCAGTCATCGAAGAAGCTGAAAAAGAAATGAACGGTGAAGGCCGCATCTTAGTTCGCCCTTCCGGTACTGAACCATTATTGCGAGTAATGGCAGAAGCGCCAACTGACGAAAAAGTTGAATACTATGTCGAAAAAATCGCCGATGTCGTTCGCAAAGAAATCGGGATCGATTAA
- the glmS gene encoding glutamine--fructose-6-phosphate transaminase (isomerizing), which translates to MCGIVGIIGKEHAEEVILKGLERLEYRGYDSAGLFVANAETAHLVKAQGRIRNLEEKITPSTTGTMGIGHTRWATHGKPSEANAHPHTSASQRLVLVHNGVIENFEALHQEYLSEDHFIGQTDTEIVVHLVEKMMASGTTVKEAFKKTLGLIRGSYAFALVDRKDPETIYVAKNKSPLLIGLGDGFNVLCSDALAMLDQTDRFVELEDGEMVTVRADHITIEDIAGNEITRAPYQATFDASDIEKGTYPYYMLKEIDEQPAVMRRIVEHYTTDGQIVMDSQLIKELAGSDRIYIVACGTSSHAGWAAKKFIETLAEIPVEVHLSSEFGYDMPLLSKKPFFIYLTQSGETADSRQVLVKTNQLGFPSLTITNVAGSTLSREADYTLLLHAGPEIAVASTKAYTAQIAVLALLAKKVGEYQANPIALELDIAHELGLIASGMETVINEKALIQELAADYLTDTRNAFYIGRSNDYYVSLEAALKLKEISYIQAEGFAAGELKHGTIALIEEDTPVIGIITEEITGSHTRGNLKEVESRGAKTLTIVSEELAKETDQIILPTVHPLLTSLISVIPTQLIAYYATLQRGFDVDKPRNLAKSVTVE; encoded by the coding sequence ATGTGCGGAATTGTAGGAATTATTGGAAAAGAACATGCAGAAGAAGTAATTTTAAAAGGATTGGAACGCTTAGAATATCGAGGATACGATTCAGCCGGTTTGTTCGTGGCAAACGCTGAAACAGCTCATTTAGTTAAAGCGCAAGGTCGGATCAGAAACTTGGAAGAAAAGATCACCCCTTCTACTACAGGAACGATGGGAATCGGTCATACTCGCTGGGCAACTCACGGAAAACCTAGTGAAGCAAACGCCCACCCCCATACTTCTGCCAGCCAACGATTGGTCTTGGTCCACAACGGAGTGATCGAGAATTTCGAAGCATTGCATCAAGAATATCTTTCAGAAGATCATTTCATCGGTCAAACAGATACAGAGATCGTTGTTCATTTAGTAGAAAAAATGATGGCTTCCGGTACTACAGTCAAAGAAGCCTTCAAAAAAACACTTGGATTGATCCGCGGCTCTTATGCCTTTGCATTAGTAGACAGAAAAGACCCTGAAACTATCTATGTTGCAAAAAATAAAAGCCCGTTATTGATCGGGTTAGGTGATGGTTTCAATGTGCTTTGCAGTGATGCTCTAGCAATGCTGGATCAAACGGATCGTTTCGTTGAATTAGAAGACGGCGAGATGGTGACCGTTCGCGCTGATCATATCACTATTGAAGATATCGCGGGGAATGAAATCACACGTGCGCCTTATCAAGCAACCTTCGATGCTTCTGATATCGAAAAAGGTACCTACCCTTATTATATGCTGAAAGAGATCGATGAACAGCCGGCTGTTATGCGTCGAATCGTTGAACATTACACTACAGACGGTCAGATCGTTATGGACTCTCAATTGATCAAAGAGCTAGCGGGAAGCGACCGCATCTATATCGTCGCTTGCGGAACCAGCAGTCACGCCGGTTGGGCAGCGAAAAAGTTCATTGAAACATTAGCTGAAATCCCAGTCGAAGTCCATCTTTCCAGTGAATTCGGCTATGATATGCCGTTGTTATCTAAAAAACCATTTTTCATTTATTTGACTCAAAGCGGAGAAACCGCCGACAGTCGTCAAGTATTGGTAAAAACCAATCAGCTCGGCTTCCCTTCATTGACGATCACAAATGTTGCCGGATCGACTTTGTCTCGAGAAGCAGACTATACACTATTGCTGCATGCAGGACCAGAGATCGCGGTAGCATCTACAAAAGCCTATACCGCTCAGATCGCTGTCTTGGCGCTTTTAGCTAAAAAAGTTGGGGAATATCAAGCAAATCCTATCGCCCTTGAACTGGATATCGCTCACGAATTGGGATTGATCGCTTCAGGAATGGAAACAGTCATCAACGAAAAAGCGTTGATCCAAGAACTGGCCGCCGATTATTTGACAGACACCAGAAACGCTTTTTATATTGGCCGCAGCAATGACTATTATGTCTCTTTGGAAGCCGCCCTGAAACTGAAAGAGATCTCATACATCCAAGCTGAAGGTTTTGCCGCCGGCGAGTTGAAACACGGAACGATCGCATTGATCGAAGAAGATACACCGGTTATCGGAATCATCACGGAAGAGATCACTGGTTCTCATACTCGCGGCAACCTCAAGGAAGTCGAAAGTCGCGGTGCCAAAACATTGACTATAGTCAGCGAAGAATTGGCAAAAGAGACTGACCAGATCATCTTACCGACAGTCCATCCATTATTGACCAGCTTGATTTCTGTGATCCCTACCCAGCTGATCGCTTATTATGCGACATTGCAACGAGGATTTGATGTAGACAAGCCCCGCAATCTGGCAAAATCAGTTACTGTGGAATAG
- the sppA gene encoding signal peptide peptidase SppA, which produces MNKRRWVAVAIAVGLFVVSAAFSMMGPSKAEQEQTLQGINALLYGSNELTEVVEESGNTDERIVKLSLNGTIADSGQSGMFSTETYNHQDFLSQLQAIQEDSSIKGVLLEVNTPGGGVYESAEIAKELQKIKDLKIPYYVSMKNMAASGGYYISAGADKIFATDETLTGSIGVIMSGINYTGLFEKLGIEDQTYKSGALKDMGSAQRKPTEEDNKVMQSFVDSAYGRFVNIVAKGRHMSEEQVRKLADGRIYDGAQAKENGLVDEIGFPEDALAQLKKDQKLQNAEVFSYESAKTGFASSWLGSKIAEFQGLKMSDTNRVFSLLESIGTAEAPKPLYYYGGE; this is translated from the coding sequence ATGAATAAGCGCAGATGGGTTGCTGTGGCGATCGCTGTAGGGCTGTTTGTAGTTTCAGCGGCATTTTCTATGATGGGGCCGTCTAAAGCAGAACAGGAGCAGACGCTGCAAGGGATCAATGCTTTGCTATATGGCAGTAATGAGCTGACGGAAGTGGTGGAAGAAAGCGGGAATACCGATGAACGCATCGTAAAATTATCACTGAATGGAACCATCGCAGACTCTGGACAGAGCGGTATGTTCAGCACAGAGACCTATAATCATCAAGATTTTCTCAGTCAGTTACAAGCGATCCAAGAAGATTCCTCGATCAAAGGTGTTTTATTAGAAGTCAATACACCCGGCGGCGGTGTTTATGAAAGTGCAGAGATCGCCAAAGAATTGCAGAAAATCAAAGATCTGAAGATCCCTTATTATGTTTCTATGAAAAATATGGCGGCAAGCGGCGGCTATTATATCTCAGCAGGCGCCGACAAGATCTTTGCGACAGATGAAACTCTTACTGGTTCCATCGGAGTCATCATGTCAGGGATCAACTACACGGGATTATTTGAGAAATTAGGGATCGAAGACCAAACTTATAAAAGCGGTGCTTTAAAAGATATGGGCTCGGCACAGCGCAAACCTACTGAAGAAGACAACAAAGTGATGCAAAGTTTCGTCGATAGCGCGTATGGACGTTTTGTAAATATTGTCGCTAAAGGACGTCACATGTCAGAAGAACAAGTTCGTAAATTAGCGGACGGCAGAATCTATGACGGTGCCCAAGCAAAGGAAAATGGTTTGGTAGATGAGATCGGTTTTCCTGAAGATGCCTTGGCACAACTGAAAAAAGATCAAAAATTGCAAAATGCCGAAGTTTTTTCTTATGAATCTGCTAAAACCGGCTTTGCTTCCAGCTGGCTCGGTTCTAAAATAGCGGAGTTCCAAGGGCTGAAAATGTCAGACACGAATCGGGTATTTTCTTTATTAGAGAGCATCGGGACTGCTGAAGCGCCAAAACCTTTGTATTATTACGGAGGTGAATAA